In Halapricum desulfuricans, a single window of DNA contains:
- a CDS encoding Rrf2 family transcriptional regulator, which yields MSSIELTPSQKNILQELVNLYRERESAVKGEEIAEKVDRNPGTIRNQMQSLKALQLVEGVPGPKGGYKPTANAYDALQIQEMDQPAEVPLFHMGERVEHSNVEAINLTSVHHPEKCRAEIKLRGSISEFNEGDTVTVGPTPLSKLQIVGTIDGKDDTGNSLILTIDDMLAPAEEPEH from the coding sequence ATGTCATCAATTGAACTGACACCGAGTCAAAAGAACATCCTTCAGGAGCTCGTCAATCTCTACCGCGAGCGCGAGAGCGCGGTCAAAGGGGAGGAGATCGCGGAGAAGGTCGACCGGAACCCGGGGACGATCCGAAACCAGATGCAGAGTCTCAAAGCGCTCCAGCTGGTCGAGGGGGTACCGGGGCCGAAAGGGGGGTACAAGCCGACGGCCAACGCCTACGACGCGTTGCAGATCCAGGAGATGGACCAACCGGCCGAGGTACCCCTGTTCCACATGGGCGAACGAGTCGAACACTCGAACGTCGAGGCGATCAACCTGACCAGCGTCCACCACCCCGAAAAGTGTCGCGCGGAGATCAAGCTCCGGGGCTCGATCAGCGAGTTCAATGAAGGGGACACGGTCACCGTCGGGCCGACGCCACTGTCGAAACTCCAGATCGTCGGGACGATCGACGGAAAGGACGACACGGGCAACAGCCTCATTCTGACGATCGACGACATGCTCGCCCCTGCCGAAGAGCCGGAACACTAG